The segment GTCCTTTACCACCTTCTGGTTCGTGACCTCTTTGGCCTTTGTTGGTCGAACCCCAAGGTTCTCAAGCATAGAACCAGATTTCAGTCCCAAGTTTGACGAAGGCCTGGGTGTCAACATCACATCTACTTTCGAATTAGAAAGGAAATTCCCCTGCAACATACATTAGGTTAGTTGCATGTTAGACTTATTAATTAGTCTCACTATTCACTAATAATAGTCACTACCTCTGAGAAACCATCCATTGCATCAGAGAAGCCTCTTTTGTTGCCTGAAACTACAGTCTTTTGAGATGGAAAGCAGTGACCATCACTTGAAGGATGCAAAGGGAAAAGGGGTTTCTCATCAAGTTGAGCAGAGCTTAACAAGCAAAGCTCAGGATTTCTTTCAGGCGACTGTGATCCAGGAAGCCCAAGCCTGAGCTCTGTTGCCTTCAGATTCATACTTACGTTGCTATCGTCAGAACCAGGGGTGACAACAGAGCTATCAATAGAAGAACAATCAGACAAGCCCATGTAATTGCGTTCCTTCAATTCAGCATTATTCTGGCACACACTATCCATAGAGCCAGAAGAACCCAGTAAAGTCACATTGTTCTGACCCCCTTCCTCCACGCCAAGAAGCGGCGGAGACATCAGATTTCAAAAAACAAACAGAACACCAGACAGCTTCAATACTTCAACACTCTGCAAAATTTAAAGCTAATCAAATATAATATCCTACAAATTAAAGAAGCCAAGCTGCATATATACAACTATCTTAAAAAGAGGAACCTTTGATTGACATTATAAACTATCCCCAATCATATAAAAACAGCAGAATGTTTTAAATAATTCCTTaagaaatatgagaaattaaGGGATAAATCAAAGTAAAACAGAGAGAACCTTAAGGATTTGAAACATCACCTTCTCTTTTCTTAAATGAAAAACAATCTTATTAAACAACTATGAGCCGaaaaaaacaattataaaataattGGCTTATCCAAG is part of the Gossypium arboreum isolate Shixiya-1 chromosome 5, ASM2569848v2, whole genome shotgun sequence genome and harbors:
- the LOC108453298 gene encoding auxin-responsive protein IAA8-like, encoding MSPPLLGVEEGGQNNVTLLGSSGSMDSVCQNNAELKERNYMGLSDCSSIDSSVVTPGSDDSNVSMNLKATELRLGLPGSQSPERNPELCLLSSAQLDEKPLFPLHPSSDGHCFPSQKTVVSGNKRGFSDAMDGFSEGNFLSNSKVDVMLTPRPSSNLGLKSGSMLENLGVRPTKAKEVTNQKVVKDSSHAANETRPNHNASANNNSGAPASKAQVVGWPPIRSFRKNSLATSSKNTDEVDGKTGPDALFVKVSMDGAPYLRKVDLKNYSKYQDLSSALEKMFSCFTIGQCGSHGTLGRELLSESKLKDLLHGSEYVLTYEDKDGDWMLVGDVPWEMFTDTCKRLRIMKSSDAIGLAPRAVEKCRNRN